In Bacteroides coprosuis DSM 18011, the following are encoded in one genomic region:
- a CDS encoding UBA/THIF-type NAD/FAD binding protein (COGs: COG1179 Dinucleotide-utilizing protein involved in molybdopterin and thiamine biosynthesis family 1~InterPro IPR000594~KEGG: bth:BT_3639 ThiF family protein, putative dinucleotide-utilizing enzyme involved in molybdopterin and thiamine biosynthesis~PFAM: UBA/THIF-type NAD/FAD binding fold~SPTR: Putative uncharacterized protein;~IMG reference gene:2504106226~PFAM: ThiF family) yields MEQWKERTSLLYGEAKMKRLEEAHVLIVGTGGVGAYAAEMICRAGVGKMTLVDGDTVQPSNINRQLPALQSTIGRQKVELLGERLCQINPKIELTLLPIFIKDEAIPELLDRAKYDFVVDAIDTLSPKCFLIAESLNRNLNIISSMGAGAKTDITQVAFENLWKTINCKLSKAVRKRLLKMGIKQKLPVVYSKELADPNAIILIDDEQNKKSTCGTVSYMPAVFGCYLAEYVLTRL; encoded by the coding sequence ATGGAGCAGTGGAAAGAAAGAACTTCTCTACTTTATGGAGAAGCTAAGATGAAAAGGCTTGAAGAAGCCCATGTTTTAATTGTAGGAACAGGAGGAGTAGGCGCTTATGCTGCTGAAATGATTTGCAGGGCAGGTGTAGGAAAAATGACCTTAGTGGATGGAGATACTGTCCAACCAAGTAATATCAATCGTCAGCTACCCGCACTTCAGTCTACTATTGGTCGGCAAAAGGTGGAACTGTTGGGAGAAAGATTGTGTCAGATAAATCCAAAAATCGAATTGACTTTATTACCAATCTTTATAAAGGATGAGGCTATACCAGAATTGTTAGATCGGGCAAAATATGATTTTGTGGTAGATGCCATAGATACATTATCTCCTAAATGTTTTTTGATAGCAGAATCCTTAAATCGTAATTTGAATATTATTTCTAGTATGGGTGCGGGCGCGAAGACTGATATTACTCAAGTTGCTTTCGAAAATCTGTGGAAAACAATTAATTGCAAGTTAAGCAAAGCTGTTCGCAAACGTTTATTAAAAATGGGGATCAAACAAAAACTCCCCGTAGTTTATAGTAAGGAATTAGCAGATCCTAATGCTATCATATTAATTGATGATGAGCAAAATAAAAAATCAACATGTGGAACAGTTAGTTATATGCCGGCTGTTTTTGGTTGCTATTTAGCTGAATATGTATTGACTCGATTATAA
- a CDS encoding Fe(3+)-transporting ATPase (COGs: COG1136 ABC-type antimicrobial peptide transport system ATPase component~InterPro IPR003593:IPR003439~KEGG: bth:BT_3640 lipoprotein releasing system ATP-binding protein~PFAM: ABC transporter-like~PRIAM: Fe(3+)-transporting ATPase~SMART: ATPase, AAA+ type, core~SPTR: Lipoprotein-releasing system ATP-binding protein LolD;~IMG reference gene:2504106227~PFAM: ABC transporter): MIKLRDIQKSFGDLKVLKGIDLEIHEKEIVSIVGPSGSGKTTLLQIMGTLDKPDQGSIEIKGKKIDGLKDKELAIFRNQEIGFIFQFHQLLPEFTAVENIMMPALIGGLSKSKAQDRAMELLDLLGLKERAEHKPNELSGGEKQRVAVARALINDPAVVLADEPSGSLDTQNKEELHQLFFDLRDQLGQTFVIVTHDEKLAQLTDRTIHLIDGQLNDK, translated from the coding sequence GTGATAAAATTAAGAGATATACAAAAAAGTTTTGGAGACCTAAAAGTCTTAAAAGGTATTGATCTCGAAATTCATGAGAAAGAGATTGTAAGCATTGTTGGTCCTAGTGGATCAGGAAAAACAACTCTCTTACAAATCATGGGTACATTGGATAAGCCTGATCAGGGATCTATAGAGATTAAAGGTAAGAAAATAGACGGTTTAAAAGATAAAGAGTTAGCTATCTTTAGGAATCAAGAGATTGGTTTTATCTTTCAGTTTCACCAACTATTACCTGAGTTTACAGCAGTAGAAAACATTATGATGCCAGCTTTGATAGGTGGTTTGTCAAAGAGTAAAGCTCAGGATAGGGCAATGGAGTTACTTGATCTCCTTGGATTAAAAGAACGTGCAGAGCACAAGCCAAATGAACTTTCGGGAGGTGAAAAACAGCGAGTAGCCGTTGCTAGGGCATTAATTAATGATCCTGCAGTAGTCTTAGCAGATGAGCCTTCTGGAAGCTTGGATACACAAAACAAGGAAGAACTTCATCAGCTATTCTTTGATTTAAGAGATCAACTAGGTCAAACTTTTGTAATAGTTACTCATGATGAGAAGTTAGCTCAATTAACTGATCGAACCATTCATCTGATTGATGGTCAATTGAATGATAAGTAA
- a CDS encoding hypothetical protein (KEGG: bfs:BF0388 hypothetical protein~SPTR: Putative helix-hairpin-helix motif protein;~IMG reference gene:2504106228), whose translation MQWKDLFYFSRKERIGLLVLVLLILIALFLLQYLPSLRISHRDPSLSQFQNEYETFVSKKNLEIDSIREAKVHLTLTKKFNPNKDSKEELINAGLSQAIAQNIINYRNKGGVYRKTTDLKKLFTINDTIYPQIEAFIVIADQQSQSYLMPQYNKTTHTPSKQIEKLQTGTIIALNSADTTLLKKIPGIGSYYAKKIVRYRDKLGGFYTIKQFKEIDLDVELFKTWFSIDPTEIIPLEINKLDFKSLLKHPYLNYEQVKAIFNLRRKQGEIKSIKQLQILEEFDAITIDRLRNYLSFN comes from the coding sequence ATGCAGTGGAAAGATCTTTTCTATTTTTCACGTAAAGAAAGAATAGGATTATTAGTACTTGTTTTATTAATTCTAATTGCACTCTTTCTCTTACAGTATTTACCCTCATTAAGAATCTCTCACAGAGACCCTTCTCTTTCTCAATTCCAAAATGAATATGAAACTTTTGTATCAAAAAAAAATTTGGAAATTGACAGTATCAGAGAGGCTAAAGTTCATCTAACATTAACTAAAAAATTCAACCCCAATAAAGATTCAAAAGAAGAATTGATAAATGCAGGTCTATCTCAAGCTATAGCCCAAAATATTATAAATTATAGAAACAAAGGTGGGGTCTATAGAAAAACGACAGATCTTAAAAAACTATTCACAATAAATGATACTATTTATCCTCAAATAGAAGCTTTCATAGTCATAGCAGATCAACAGTCACAGTCTTACTTAATGCCTCAGTACAATAAGACTACACACACGCCATCTAAACAAATAGAGAAACTTCAAACGGGGACAATTATAGCTCTCAATTCAGCAGACACAACACTTCTAAAAAAAATTCCAGGTATAGGATCATACTATGCGAAAAAGATAGTGAGATACCGAGATAAATTAGGAGGTTTCTATACTATAAAACAGTTTAAAGAAATAGATTTAGATGTTGAGCTGTTCAAAACGTGGTTTAGCATAGATCCCACAGAAATAATTCCTTTAGAAATCAACAAACTTGACTTTAAAAGTCTTCTAAAGCATCCTTATCTCAACTATGAGCAAGTAAAAGCCATCTTTAATCTAAGGCGAAAACAAGGAGAAATAAAAAGCATCAAACAACTTCAAATTTTAGAAGAGTTTGATGCAATAACTATAGATCGTTTAAGAAATTACTTATCATTCAATTGA
- a CDS encoding hypothetical protein (KEGG: bfr:BF0450 hypothetical protein~SPTR: Putative uncharacterized protein;~IMG reference gene:2504106229~PFAM: VanZ like family): protein MYKRVRKYPISIIIFLIICYLSFFRPPSVGVPNIPHLDKVIHFLMYFGFSSILWVEFLRDEKRTHPKKGWVIAFCLPILISGLIELLQEYCTTYRGGEWLDFLANSMGALVASLLFFFVFRKSKLF from the coding sequence ATGTATAAACGAGTTAGAAAATATCCAATCTCTATAATTATTTTTTTAATAATCTGTTATTTGTCTTTTTTTAGGCCGCCGTCAGTGGGTGTACCTAATATACCACATCTAGATAAAGTTATTCACTTTTTGATGTATTTTGGGTTTTCCTCCATACTTTGGGTAGAGTTTTTGCGTGATGAAAAAAGAACCCACCCTAAAAAAGGATGGGTTATAGCATTTTGTTTACCAATATTAATAAGTGGATTAATAGAGTTGCTCCAAGAGTATTGTACTACCTATAGAGGTGGCGAGTGGTTAGACTTTCTGGCTAATAGCATGGGTGCTTTAGTGGCAAGCTTGCTTTTCTTTTTTGTCTTCAGAAAATCGAAGCTTTTCTAA
- a CDS encoding UDP-N-acetylmuramoylalanyl-D-glutamyl-2,6-diamin opimelate/D-alanyl-D-alanylligase (COGs: COG0770 UDP-N-acetylmuramyl pentapeptide synthase~InterPro IPR000713:IPR013221:IPR004101:IPR005863~KEGG: bth:BT_3644 UDP-N-acetylmuramoylalanyl-D-glutamyl-2,6-diaminopimelate- D-alanyl-D -alanyl ligase~PFAM: Mur ligase, central; Mur ligase, N-terminal; Mur ligase, C-terminal~PRIAM:UDP-N-acetylmuramoyl-tripeptide--D-alanyl-D-a lanineligase~SPTR:UDP-N-acetylmuramoyl-tripeptide--D-alanyl-D-al anineligase;~TIGRFAM: UDP-MurNAc-pentapeptide synthetase~IMG reference gene:2504106230~PFAM: Mur ligase family, glutamate ligase domain; Mur ligase family, catalytic domain; Mur ligase middle domain~TIGRFAM: UDP-N-acetylmuramoyl-tripeptide--D-alanyl-D-alanine ligase) has protein sequence MYIKTLYQYYKDCGGQITTDSRNCPKGSLFIALKGENFDGNLYASKALENGAAFVIVDNPEVVIEGDDRYILVHDSLHALQQMANYHRQMLKTPIIAITGTNGKTTTKELIANVLLKKYKTHYTQGNLNNHIGVPLTILSMTASDEMAVIEMGANHPGEIKDLTRIVLPDYGLITNVGKAHLEGFGSLEGVIRTKSELYDYLKEKKNGTAFINFDDSILMKQAEGISHLITYGTSESTSVCGKIDDSSLTLSLEWYKPTLSNNIQRINTQLIGDYNLSNILAAITIGVFFKVPIEDIKEALEQYTPQNNRSQFKKTESNQLIIDAYNANPTSMLAALNNFCNLKAEHKMVILGDMRELGKDSLLEHQKIIDFLTKHKDIEKVLLVGDEFCKTNHPYTHFKDVNEVKNYLVSNPITDHTILIKGSNGIRLFTLVDSF, from the coding sequence ATGTATATAAAAACACTTTATCAATATTATAAAGATTGTGGAGGGCAAATTACAACAGATAGTAGAAATTGCCCTAAAGGTTCATTGTTTATTGCCTTAAAAGGAGAAAATTTTGACGGAAATCTTTATGCTTCTAAAGCTCTAGAAAATGGAGCTGCATTTGTAATTGTAGACAATCCTGAGGTTGTGATAGAAGGTGATGATAGATATATCTTAGTGCATGATTCACTCCATGCCCTACAACAAATGGCCAACTATCATAGGCAAATGCTAAAAACCCCTATTATAGCTATTACAGGGACAAATGGTAAAACAACCACTAAGGAGTTAATAGCAAATGTTTTATTAAAGAAATACAAAACACATTATACTCAGGGTAATTTAAACAACCATATAGGCGTACCCCTCACGATATTAAGTATGACAGCTAGTGATGAAATGGCTGTAATCGAAATGGGAGCAAACCACCCTGGAGAAATAAAAGATTTAACGCGCATTGTATTGCCCGATTATGGATTGATTACCAATGTAGGCAAAGCACATTTAGAAGGTTTTGGGTCTTTGGAGGGTGTTATACGAACTAAGAGCGAACTATATGATTATCTGAAAGAAAAAAAGAATGGCACAGCCTTCATCAATTTTGACGATAGCATATTAATGAAGCAAGCTGAAGGTATTTCTCATTTAATTACTTACGGAACATCTGAATCAACATCTGTCTGTGGAAAGATAGATGATAGTAGTTTAACTTTGAGTTTGGAATGGTATAAGCCTACCCTTTCCAATAATATTCAAAGGATTAATACCCAACTTATTGGAGATTATAATTTGAGCAATATATTAGCAGCTATAACAATAGGTGTATTTTTTAAAGTTCCTATAGAAGATATTAAAGAAGCATTAGAGCAATATACTCCACAAAACAATAGATCTCAGTTTAAGAAAACAGAGTCAAACCAACTCATCATTGATGCATACAATGCTAATCCCACTAGTATGCTAGCAGCTCTTAACAACTTTTGCAATCTAAAGGCCGAACACAAAATGGTTATACTAGGAGATATGCGTGAGCTAGGGAAAGATAGTCTTTTAGAACATCAAAAAATTATAGATTTTTTGACTAAACACAAAGATATCGAAAAGGTATTATTAGTTGGTGATGAGTTTTGTAAAACGAATCATCCTTATACTCATTTTAAGGATGTGAATGAAGTCAAGAATTATCTAGTTTCAAACCCAATAACAGACCATACGATCTTAATTAAAGGCTCAAACGGAATTAGGTTATTTACTCTTGTGGATAGCTTTTAG